The DNA segment CATTTTATTCATCTGCAGGCCCTCTTTCGCTCGTAACTTCCAAATTGCTTATTTTGTAAAGATCTAAAATTCTTTCTATTATATCTAAAGCGATTTTTTTGTCAATGAGAAGCAGCCCGGCGCATGCACCAAAACCAGCATCTTAGTGCGCTGTTTCAGAAGAAATGTTGAATTGGATTTTCTGCGCGGCCACACAAACACCCATCATGATCCACATAAGATTTCCCAATTGCACCGAATAAAAATTTGTGTCAACAAAACTATGCGCCAAAAATCCGATCAGGCCCGATAAAGAACCCAAAAGTACGGCAAGTAAAAATTTATCAGACATAAAACGGATGCCCTTAAATGAATTCCAAATGAGGGCATAAATGATCCATAAAAACGCAAAGAGGCCAAAGAATCCCATTTCCGCAGTCAATTGTAAATAACAATTGTGAGGATACCCACCCAGGCGACGATCATGGGATACGCGAGTATACGTATTTAAGCCTGTTCCAAATGGAAAATCTTTGATGATCTTAAACGAGTTTTTCCAAAATTCCACACGCCCGCTGCCAAAAACCGGAACATTCTCGCCAAGCTCAACCTGCTTTGTTCCGTTATCCTCTGCCTTTTTCTTGATCACCTTTAACTCCTGCTGAATTTTCACATTTTCAGAAACGAAAGACACGTTCCTCTTCAATTCTAATTGCGGAAAAAAGAAAAGCAGAAATATAATAATAGTCGGAATGGATGCCTTTAGTGTCTTGGGCCATAAGACACCCAAGAAAATAAAAGCTGTAAAAAATCCCAACCAAGCTCCTCGGGAAAAAGTTCCTCCCAGTGATAAAAAACAAACGATAAGCAGAATTGAGAAAAAGATCTTCTCAACATACGGAGAACACAGCGTCTTTTTCTTGTCTTGTGTTAAACAAGGATTAAATCCGCCGACAAAAACAAAATTAAACATTAAAGAGAAAGCAATGATCAAATAAGCACCAAAATCATTAGCTGTCCTAAACGACGCTGTCAGCCGATCTCCGGGAAACGGATTATGACGAACAAAATCAAAGCCGATAAACTGCTGCAGATAACCGCTTACCGCCGTTACTAAGGCCGAAAAAATAAAAACACCCATAAAAACCTTAAGACGCTTAAGGCTGGTCATTACTTCAATGAAAATAAAACAAAGAAAGGTCCATTCTAACAGTTTAAAGAAGAAGCCTTGAAAACTTAACAAGTGATACTGGCTCAAAATGACCGATGTGAAGCCAGCAAGAATAAAAACAGAGACCGGTCTTCTTAGATAGCTAGGGACGGGTAAAAACGTGCGGATAAAAAGCTTTGTTTTCTCGAGAAAAGAATTTCTGGAGCCTCTCAAGGAGGCGTTTTTTGATTCAAAATAAAAAATAACACCCCTCTTAATAAAAAAACAAAGCTGAATAGCCCCCGCAAAGATCTCTTGCAAGGCAATCGAGATAGGCAGAAAAAAGATCAAGGCACAAAAAGAAAAAGCCATCACTTGGTCAATACGATTTATTATTTTTTGATCATTCATAACAAAATGAGTGTCCTTATGAACCTACAAGCCTAGTTTTTTCATACCAAGCAACTGTCTGCTTTAGGCCTTTTCTAAAATTTACCTTAGCCGTAAAGCTAAATTCTTTCTTAGCTAAAGAAACGTCCAAACACCGACGAGGCTGTCCGTCCGGCTTTGAGCGGTCCCAAACGATCCTCCCTTTAAATCCCGCCAATTCAGCAATAAGATGAGTTAAATTCCGGATCGAAATCTCAAACCCCGCGCCAATATTCACCGGATCAGATTTATCATACTTCTCTGCCGCCGCAATAATTGCGCGGGCCGCATCTTTCACATACAGAAATTCTCTGGTAGGCTTACCCGTTCCCCAAACCGTAATTGATTTTTCTTTCCTTAACTTTGCATCAACACATTTTTTAATGAGGGCCGGAATAACATGGGATGACTCCGGTGAAAAATTATCCCCGGGGCCATAAAGATTGACGGGAAGAAGAAAAATAGAATTAAAGCCATACTGTTGGCGATAGGCCTGAGACTGCACTAAAAGCATTTTTTTGGCAAGGCCGTAAGGAGCGTTGGTTTCTTCCGGATAACCGTTCCAAATATCTTTTTCCTTAAACGGAACTTGGGTCAATTTCGGATAGGCGCAAATAGTTCCTAGGGCAACAAACTTTTTAACACCCAAAACCCTTGATTCCTCCATAAGCTGAGTGCCCATAATAAGATTATCGTAGAAAAATTTTCCGGGATTGGCGCGATTGGCCCCTATTCCCCCAACGGAAGCGGCCAGATGGATCACAATATCCGGCTTAGTTCTTTTAAGCATAAGCCGAATATCGTCAACACAGCGAAGATCAAATTCTTTTTTTCGCGGGACAAAAATACTGCGGCATTTTTTCTCTTTTAATTGCGTAACGACATACTGGCCTAGAAAACCGGCACCGCCCGTAACCACGACCTTCTTAATATTCCAAAATCCCATTATATTTTTCTTTTTTTCGTTCCAAAAACAGTTTTACGTGTTAACTCCATATCCGCGTCCACCATCATCCGAACTAGCTGCGAGAAACTCACCTTAGGTCTCCAGCCCAACTTTCTTCTAGCTTTCGAACTATCCCCGATCAGACAATCGACCTCAGTAGGGCGAAAATACCGTTTATCGATCGCGACATACTTCTTCCAGTCCATTTTGGCGTAATCAAACGCTTCCTGGAGGAATTCTTTGACCGAATATGTTTCTCCCGTCGAGATCACGTAGTCGTCCGGCTTGTCCTGCTGGAGCATAAGCCACATCGCCTCAACATAATCTCCGGCAAAACCCCAATCGCGCTTTGAATCCAAATTCCCTAAAAATAATTTCTTTTGAAGTCCGTATTTAATATGCGCCAATCCCATAGTAATTTTACGCGTTACAAATGTTTCGCCCCGACGCGGAGACTCGTGGTTAAAAAGAATACCGTTACAGGCGAACATCCCATAAGCTTCCCGGTAATTGACCGCCATCCAATGGGCGTAAACCTTAGCCGCCGCGTAAGGGCTTCTGGGATAAAATGGTGTTTTCTCATTCTGAGGAAATTCAACAGTTTTACCGAACATCTCCGAGCTGGAGGCTTGATAAAATTTTGTCTTTATTCCTGAATCGCGGATTGCTTCTAATAAACGCGTTGTTCCCACCGCCACGACTTCAGCCGTATATTCAGGGACCTCAAAACTGACCTTAACGTGGCTTTGAGCTCCAAGATTATAAATCTCATCAGGTTTAACCGTTTTTATAATACGATTTAAAGAGCTGGCATCATTAAGATCGCCATAAATCAAACGTAGGCGTAAATTCGCTTCATGTGGATCTTGATAAAGGTGGTCAATTCGGTCGGTATTAAAGGAGCTTGCCCGACGGACAATGCCATAAACCTCGTATTTTTTCTTCAGCAAAAACTCTGTTAAATACGAGCCGTCCTGCCCCGTAACCCCTGTTAACAGGGCTCTTTTCTTGGTGCCCATTCCAATCCTCTCTTTTCTTCGATTCTTTTTGTTCCTATTTTATAGCAGGAATATTTTGAAGGCGCAATAGTTTATCAATGGAAATTAATAACCCGATCATATACCAAAATAAAACTGAAAGCTTTAAGGAATAGAAATTGGTGTCAAAGAAACTATGGGACAAAAATCCCGCAACACCGGAAATTAACCCCAAATTTAACATAGCTAAATTTTTCTCTGTTTTCTTCATATACGACTTGATCGTCTCCAATGTCTTTTGAAAACTTTGCAGCATCAGCCAGAGAAAACTTCCCAAGCCGAAAATCCCGATTTCAAATGCTATTTGAATATAGCAATTATGCGCATAAGAAGGATAATACAGCGGCAAACCGCTGGGGTTAACAAAACATTTTTCAAATAACATCATGTATGTGTTTAGCCCATAACCAAAGATAGGTTTTTGCGCGATCATTCTCGCGCTATAGAGCCAGACATCAAAGCGCCATGCAACGGAACCTTGCTGGCTTGCCGCGATGCGAAAAGTTTCTTTGACCTGAGAAGATGCAAAGATGGGAAATAATATGGCAGATACGAACAAAACCGTAAGCGATAATAGCGCCGCCTTTGGATTAATAAAAAACAAAAAGAACGCCCCTGCCAAGCAAACAGAGAGCCATGCCCCGCGAGATAATGTAGCGATCAAACACCAAATTGCCGAAACAAAGATGACGAAGAAAATAACTTTCCACGCCCTTTTTACCGAAACAAACAAAAGTGATAGTGCAACCGGAAAAACAAACGTTAAATACCCTCCTAGGCTGTTGTACGTGTTAAAGCTAGCCGTAGCCCCACTCCCTTTAATGATCGTCTGCCCTAAAAAGATGTCCTTTTGAGTGAAATGAAACTGCACAATAGCGTCTAAATTAACGGCGAATGCCGAGAAAAGAAAAACCCCAACAGCCGTCATGATGTGTTTTTTTGTTGCAATAAATTCAAGGACAAGAAAATAAACAATGAACCATTCTAAGGTTTTTGTGGTAAACCCGCGCAACGCATGCAACGGATATGCCGATAAGACAACGGAGATCAAACACGCCGCAAGAAAAACTAAGATAGGAAGGTCAAGAAAACTCGCCGCCGGCCTAAAACTTTTTAAAAATAAACTAATTTTTCCTTTTAATACGAGATTCTTAAAAGATCGCGCATCAAAAAGGATGATCCGTTTAGCGATCCACAACAATAAAGAAATAATGACGCATGCCTCTACAACAGCAGAGCCATACGGAAGCCAGAAAATAAGAAGGGAGAGGAAAACCCGAGCAACTGCATTGATCCGCTCTACTAAAACCCCATTATGTGCGCTCAAGCTGTCCAAGTCCTTAATAAGCTCCTTGGCCTTTGAGAATGGCAGGAATAGTTTGCAGGAGGATGTTGATATCAAGCCAAAATGACCAGTTATTGATATACCAAATA comes from the Candidatus Omnitrophota bacterium genome and includes:
- a CDS encoding O-antigen ligase family protein, with product MNDQKIINRIDQVMAFSFCALIFFLPISIALQEIFAGAIQLCFFIKRGVIFYFESKNASLRGSRNSFLEKTKLFIRTFLPVPSYLRRPVSVFILAGFTSVILSQYHLLSFQGFFFKLLEWTFLCFIFIEVMTSLKRLKVFMGVFIFSALVTAVSGYLQQFIGFDFVRHNPFPGDRLTASFRTANDFGAYLIIAFSLMFNFVFVGGFNPCLTQDKKKTLCSPYVEKIFFSILLIVCFLSLGGTFSRGAWLGFFTAFIFLGVLWPKTLKASIPTIIIFLLFFFPQLELKRNVSFVSENVKIQQELKVIKKKAEDNGTKQVELGENVPVFGSGRVEFWKNSFKIIKDFPFGTGLNTYTRVSHDRRLGGYPHNCYLQLTAEMGFFGLFAFLWIIYALIWNSFKGIRFMSDKFLLAVLLGSLSGLIGFLAHSFVDTNFYSVQLGNLMWIMMGVCVAAQKIQFNISSETAH
- a CDS encoding GDP-L-fucose synthase, with the translated sequence MGFWNIKKVVVTGGAGFLGQYVVTQLKEKKCRSIFVPRKKEFDLRCVDDIRLMLKRTKPDIVIHLAASVGGIGANRANPGKFFYDNLIMGTQLMEESRVLGVKKFVALGTICAYPKLTQVPFKEKDIWNGYPEETNAPYGLAKKMLLVQSQAYRQQYGFNSIFLLPVNLYGPGDNFSPESSHVIPALIKKCVDAKLRKEKSITVWGTGKPTREFLYVKDAARAIIAAAEKYDKSDPVNIGAGFEISIRNLTHLIAELAGFKGRIVWDRSKPDGQPRRCLDVSLAKKEFSFTAKVNFRKGLKQTVAWYEKTRLVGS
- the gmd gene encoding GDP-mannose 4,6-dehydratase; amino-acid sequence: MGTKKRALLTGVTGQDGSYLTEFLLKKKYEVYGIVRRASSFNTDRIDHLYQDPHEANLRLRLIYGDLNDASSLNRIIKTVKPDEIYNLGAQSHVKVSFEVPEYTAEVVAVGTTRLLEAIRDSGIKTKFYQASSSEMFGKTVEFPQNEKTPFYPRSPYAAAKVYAHWMAVNYREAYGMFACNGILFNHESPRRGETFVTRKITMGLAHIKYGLQKKLFLGNLDSKRDWGFAGDYVEAMWLMLQQDKPDDYVISTGETYSVKEFLQEAFDYAKMDWKKYVAIDKRYFRPTEVDCLIGDSSKARRKLGWRPKVSFSQLVRMMVDADMELTRKTVFGTKKRKI
- a CDS encoding O-antigen ligase family protein — its product is MSAHNGVLVERINAVARVFLSLLIFWLPYGSAVVEACVIISLLLWIAKRIILFDARSFKNLVLKGKISLFLKSFRPAASFLDLPILVFLAACLISVVLSAYPLHALRGFTTKTLEWFIVYFLVLEFIATKKHIMTAVGVFLFSAFAVNLDAIVQFHFTQKDIFLGQTIIKGSGATASFNTYNSLGGYLTFVFPVALSLLFVSVKRAWKVIFFVIFVSAIWCLIATLSRGAWLSVCLAGAFFLFFINPKAALLSLTVLFVSAILFPIFASSQVKETFRIAASQQGSVAWRFDVWLYSARMIAQKPIFGYGLNTYMMLFEKCFVNPSGLPLYYPSYAHNCYIQIAFEIGIFGLGSFLWLMLQSFQKTLETIKSYMKKTEKNLAMLNLGLISGVAGFLSHSFFDTNFYSLKLSVLFWYMIGLLISIDKLLRLQNIPAIK